ATTAAATCATCTGAAATAACAATTTCTAGACCTGGAAACTATGTATTTTTTGATGCAATACAAGTTGCATTAGGTGCTGCTACAGAAGATGATTGTGCATTAAGTGTTCTAGCTACAGTGGTATCTCATCCTTCTGAAGATTTATTTATCTTAGATTGTGGTAGCAAATGTTTAGGTCTTGATCAAGGAGCTCACGGTAATTCATTAACTAAAGGATTTGGAATAATTAAAAATCATCCTGAACTTACTATTATTGGTTTATCTGAAGAAGTTGCAAAAGTAAAAAAGGAAGGATCTACAACTCTAAAAATTGGTGATAAAATTGAGATTATACCTAATCACTCTTGTTCTGCTGCTAATATGACAAATTATTTAATTGGTCATAGATCTGGAGTTATTGAAAAGATTATTGAAGTTGATATTAGAGGTAATTCTAGAAAGATTTGTATTGATTAATTACTTTTTAATATTCTCTATTTATTTTATAAAAATATAAAAGGCGAAAAAATTTTCGCCTTTTTCTTTATATCATTATTTTAAACTTTTATTAATTTTTTTGTTTTCCTTATATTGTAAAGTTGATCCATCTTTTAAAGTAAAAATTAATATATCATCTTCTATTCTAACTGTTTCAACTGTATCTAATTTTTGTAAATATTCTGTTTCCATTTTCATAACTTTATCTGATCCAGCCATTAAAGTTGATCCTAATTTTTCTAATTTTATTTTATTTCCTTTTTTCTCATATCTTCCAAAATAATTATTCAGTCCAGAGAATCCATAAAAGTTATGTTCGTCAAAACCTATTAATACATTTGGAATAGAATTTTCTTGAATCAAAATATATTCCTTTCCTACTAATCTTTTATTTTTTGTTGTTAAGCTTGAACATCCTCCAAATAAAACTGAAATCATTAATAGTAGTCCTAAGATTTTCTTCATTATTTATCACTCCCTGATTTTTTATTAATAACTATTATAATTATTGTAGCAATTAACAACATTATAAAACTCACAACATGTGGGGCTCTAAAACCATATAACATTAAATCTTCTGCTCTAAAGAAACTTACAATTATACGATTTATACTATAAATTATTATATATGCCCACCATATAGTTCCTGTAGCATAGTTTTTATTTCTCATAAAGAAATACAAAA
This genomic window from Cetobacterium sp. NK01 contains:
- a CDS encoding META domain-containing protein, which gives rise to MKKILGLLLMISVLFGGCSSLTTKNKRLVGKEYILIQENSIPNVLIGFDEHNFYGFSGLNNYFGRYEKKGNKIKLEKLGSTLMAGSDKVMKMETEYLQKLDTVETVRIEDDILIFTLKDGSTLQYKENKKINKSLK